The genomic DNA TCACTTAGGGGAAATGGACTGAGTTTCTTTCAGTGTTTCTTTTGAAGTTTTTCAAATGGTGTTTTAAATGAAGGGGTTTAAATAAAACTCTTTTGTTGTGTGtctcagtatctgtgtgtgtgtgtgtgtgtgtgtgtgtgtgtgtgtgtgtgtgtgtgggtgtgtgtgtgtgtgtgtgggtgtgtgtgtgtgtgtgtgcgtgcgtgcgtgcgtgcgtgcgtgcgtgcgtgcgtgcgtgtgtgtgtctaccttcCAGTGATATGAGTGCCCAGGGCTGCCTAGGGTACATGAAGGTGGCGTTGGTGATCTGCTGGCTGATGTCCTCGTCCTCGTTGAAGGGGAAGGTGCCGCTGAGGCTCACGTAGAGGATGACCCCCACCGCCCACATGTCCAGCGAACGGTTGTACCCGCTGCTGCTTATCACCTCGGGCGCCAGGTACGCCGGCGTGCCCACCACCGACCGCCGGAACGACTTCTCGCCGATGATGCGCGCGAAGCCGAAGTCACACAACTTCAcctggagagagggggtgagggggcggGGGCAGACATTGGGCGAATCAgacagggatagagggagggagggagggagagaggagagaaagagagactgagtaaGATTACTGTACTTcaggacaaaacacacacttttacactcacaaacttacacaaacgtacacccacatatacacacacaaacacacacacacacacgtatacacatacacagatacacacacacatacagacacagatacacacacacatacagacacagacacagacacagatacacacacatgcagacacatatacacagacacagatacacacacacatgcagacacagacacgcacacacacacatacacagacacagatacacacacacatgcagacacatatacacagacacagatacacactagggctgtcaacgaatattctaaattcgaatatatattcgaatagttgttaaaaatagaatttcgaatgtgaaaattaatattcgaatgtaaaaaaaaacaaaaaaaacagcggcagcactgtctgctttgcgggtgggcgcgcgcctgagatcagggacaggtcacaggagtcgcactgtctggcagagtcactgctgacagttgacttgcgagatgcagaaagtgcagaatccaGCTCGACCGCAGCAGAGAACGTGATTGTAACCCCAaaacatctaaagagtgatgtctggaaatatttcggattttggtcagttgatggtaaacttgttgagcctacagctaaagtagtgtataagctatgtaagctagagttagcttaccattcaacaactagcaacttgaggctacatctccaaaatgtggagatgtagcctcaagttgctagttgttgaatggtaacctaactctagcttacacactgctttagctgtaggctcaacaagttgcctcactgctgacagttgacttggtggaagatggcagaaagtgcagaacactgcttgaccgcagcagagaaagtgattgtaacccccaaaaatctaaagagtgatgtctggaaatatttcggattttgggcagttgattgtaaacttgttgagcctacagataaagtagtgtgtaagctatgtaagctagcgttagcttaccattcaacaactagcaacttgaggctacatctccaaaatgtgcatccaagtgaatatggcataatatgtggaacttcagcgaaacagccacgtctggatacatattttgcgccgtccgtcacaagttcgttgcctgcggcacgacaagaggcctgcacgcaaaaattgattttgttcatatgcaaggacatgaggccgatcagtgtggtggataggataggcttcagggagttctgtgaagcactggaaccaaggtaccgtatcccttgttgtcgttaatttaaaccgctatgcgcagagagcgcgacggtacgggagaggcagagagagggagaaagaaagagtgcgtgtgtgcgagcaaGAGGCcaagctctgcggtcttggccattagttaatttacttatttttgtgtaggaaatatgtttaaacttaaataaattacctatacaagtagttatgtctcgttgtattcatttgtcctgttattgacgtgcctaatgcgcaaccagaaattcgaatatgttcgaatatatgtgtttttttaaagcgaatattcgaacgtaatttttgagcaattttgacagccctaatacacacacacacacacacacacacacacacacgtgttcctGTTGAGTACACACCTGAGGGAAAGGCTCAGGGGAAGCCAGTAGCACATTCTCAGGCTTCAGGTCACAGTGAGCAATGTGCTTAAAGTGCAGGTACCGGAGGGCCTCcagaatctacacacacacacacacagagagacacacacacacacatccagagacacacacacacacacacacacaaaacagatacacacacatatacaaacccagagacacacacacaaacacaaagagagagagagagagttcaataTAGAGTGATCCAAATAGTGCCATAAAAAAGCATCTATGACAAACAGGTTTCCAGACACATTTCGGTGTCATTTAGCTCACAGATATGAAGCAATTTCACCACAGATCTGTCTCATAAAAGCCTTTCTTCCTGACATGTTGTTTTCTGTACTTGAGAAGAATGGGAGTACACTCCGAGCGACTGACTTGCGTGACCAGGAAGCGGGTGGTCCGCTCCGGCAGGCTGCCGTTCTCATGGGACAGGATCATCTCCAGCATGTCGCTATGGAGCTTCTCCATGACGACGAAGACCAGCTCCGACGTCTCGTAGACACCCTCCAGCAAGACAACCCCCAAATGGGACAGGTTCTGtttgcgtatgcatgtgtgcacacaaacacacacacacacacacacacacacacacacacacacacacaaacacacaaacatccacacacacacacacacacacacacacacacacacacacacacagagagccacacacacacacacacacacacacacacacacacaaacacacacacacacacacacacagagagagccacACAGTATGTTAGGAGCCAGGAAAGTAACCAAACAAGCCCAAATTCCCACTGTCAGGGACACACAGACCTATCAGACTCACCTGTCAGGGACACACAGACCTGATGTCCGTGTTTATCAGTCTATCAGACTCACCTgtcgggacacacacacctgatgtccGTGTTTATCGGTCTATCAGACTCACCTgtcgggacacacacacctgatgtccGTGTTTATCGGTCTATCAGACTCACCTGTCGGGACATACACACCTGATGTCCGTGTTTATTGGTCTATCAGACTCACCTGTAAGATGGCCTCTTCATTCCTCATCTGCCTCTCTAGGTTGGTGGGGAAGCGTGTTTTATCGATCACTTTGATTGCCACGGGTCGGCCCGACTgcctgtgtgtacctgtgaacACACAGCGTTTAGAATAGGATCACAGTATCTGTGTGTAGCCTGCTGTGAACACACACCATTTAGAATAGGAtcacagtatatgtgtgtagcctgccacacacacacctgtgaacacacaccgtTTAGAATAGGATCACAGTATCTGTGTAGGTAGCCTGCCGTCATTCATGGAACACACAGCGTTTAGAATAGGATCACAGTATCTGTGTGGGTAGCCTGCCGTCAGGATCACAGTATCTGTGTAGGTAGCCTGCCGTCATTCATGGAAGTGAACAACCTCAGGTCAGTCCAGATTTAATTTAAACCTTCGATCGCCAGACCACAACTGGAAGGTGTACCTCAAACTTTGAGAGATAGCTCGGGTCATGCCATAAGTCAATAATTCAGGCGGTAAAGATGTATAAATCGATCGAGGGATTGATCTTCACTTACCTCCGTAGACAATTCCAAACTGGCCGGAACCTAACACCTCCTCCGAGAAGATCTGATAGACAGAGCTGATGTCCTGGGATGAGAAAACACATAGTGAAgatctgagagacagagactgaccTCATGGCACACGATTATCAGTTTAGCAATGAGTTCTTAAAGAGGAGGCACTTTATTAAAGAGGAGCTCTTCATGTGGGTGAGGAGGAGCAGTGGCTCTTAAagaggctctctgtgtgtgtgtgtgtgtgtgtgtgtgtgtgtgtgtgtgtgtgtgtgtgtgtgtgtgtgtgttcgtgtgggtGAGGAGGAGCAGTGGCTCTTAAagaggctctctgtgtgtgtgtgtgtgtgtgtgtgtgtgtgtgtgtgtgtgtgtgtgttcatgtgggtgAGGAGGATCGGTGGCTCTTACCTTGGTCTCCCCTTGCTGCATGCcaacagctaaaataaaaacacaacaactattaagtctttcattcattcattcatttattcattcacacattcactcattcattaagtcattcattcattaagtcattaagtcattcattcattcattcattcagtcattcattcacacattcattcattcactcattcattcattcattaattcattcactcattcattcagtcattcattcacacattcattcattcattcattcattcatgcatccattcactcactcattcattcattcattcattcagtcattcattcattcattcattcattcactcattcattcattcattcagtctttcagtcatttattcacacattcactcattcattcattaattcattcagtcattcagtctttcagtaattcattcacacattcactcattcattcattcattcattcagtctttcagtcatttattcacacattcactcattcattcatttattcattaagTCATTaagtctttcattcattcattcagtctttcagtaattcattcacacattcacacattcactcattcattcattcattcattcagtctttcagtaattcattcacacattcactcattcattcattcagtctttcagcaattcattcacacattcactcattcattcattcagtctttcagtaattcattcacacattcactcattcattcattcattcattcagtctttcattcattcattcattcattcattcattaattaattaattaattcattcattcagtcattcattcacacattcattcattcattcattcgttcattcattcattcagtctttcagtaattcattcacacattcattcattcattcattcatacgttCACTCAGtctttcattcagtcattcattacttaattaattcattcattcattcattcattcacacattcattcattcattcattcagtctttcagtaattcattcacacattcactcattcattcattcattcattcagtctttcattcattcattcattcattcagtcattcattaattaattaattcattcattcattcattcacacattcattcattcattcattcattcgttcattcattcattcattcattcagtctttcagtaattcattcatacattcattcattcattcattcagtctttcagtaattcattcacacattcattcattcattcattcagtctttcagtaattcattcacacattcattcattcattcattcatacgttCACTCAGtctttcattcagtcattcattacttaattaattcattcattcattcattcattcacacattcattcattcattcattcattcattcgttcattcattcattcattcactcattcattcattcattcactcattcattcagtcattcattcattcactcattcattcattctttcagtcattcagtcattcagtcattcatgcATTAatttattcacacattcacacattcattcatctaTCTATTTTCTGTAACAGTTTAATatgttttcctctgtgttctccactcacgtacagacacacagacatccatcgCCCCATTCTCACCATTGCCCGCTCTCCTGGGCCCACTGCCCTGTACGGGCATCATTGCCTGGCGTATGGCAGTCTCCCAGTCactgccctcctctccctcacccgcCAGCACACAGTACACCACCGTGCCCGTCTGCAGCTCGAAGGAATACCCGCCTTCATGCCCGCCTTCGTGCCCGCCTTCGTGCCCGCCTTCATGCCCGCCTTCATGCCCTCCTTCATGTCCGCCTTCATGCCCGCCTTCATGCCCCCCTTCACCCAGCTGCCCTGGCCCTCGGACCTGCAGCACCGCAGACAGAGAGAtctcctgcagagagagataaaatagaataatatatattattattattattattattatcattattattattattattgttgttgttttacattgttgtttactttgttgaatataatatatatacatataggtCCAAAAGCATGTATGAGTGGatatatttattattcattattattcattCATTATGTGTTTTCAGCTTTAGGCAATATAGTATCACTACAGTCATGGCAACAAGGCCCATGTGAATCTAAGACAGaaaaagggtttgtgtgtgtgtcttgtttaaGAGAAAGGCCTTACACACCTTATAATACTTATTCTAATACTTATACTTATTATAATACTTGTTTAAGAGAAACGCCTTACACACCTTATAATACTTATTCCCAAATTCAGTTTGGAACAGGGTGATGCTCTTGCTATCCAGGACCCAATAATGCCGTTTcctctgagacagacacacacacatacacacacacacacacacacatacacatacacagagagagagagagagagagagtaaaagttACCAATGTATTACTGCTAATTTATTGATTTATAGATAataagatgtgagtgtgtgagtgtgtgtgtgtgtgtgtgtgtgtgtgtgtgtgtattaccagtGAGTCTGTGTTGGTATAGTGCAGCAGCCAGCCTTTGCGCAGGACTCCACTGGCTGTTCTCTTAGTGTGTCTGACAGACTGAACTACTCGCATGAGCGGGATATTACTGCTGAAACagggactgggagagagggagggagagacagggagagagagagagagagagagagagagagagagtgagggagagggagaaagaaaaagagagagggagagagagacagacagagagagagagagagagtgagaggggttAATAAAATGTCTTGTTGACACTATTTCCCACTTTACTTAATAGTCTAGATTGTGAAGACGTTTCTGAAGGACAAGTCTAGATTGTGAAGACGTTTCTGAAACACAAGTCTAGATTGTGAAGACGTTTCTAAAACACAAGTCTAGATTGTGAAGACGTTTGGATGCCCATCCCAACATTTGTAAAAACCTTGACTTAAGTGGGCACAGCTGATGTCATTTTTGTTTAAACAATTATAGTTTCAATTATGATGAATACAATATGTGGTCTGTAAAGCACATGTATTGAGAGGGGGTTGTGGTGCGGTACCCGATCTGTGGGCACGAGGGCGCCCCCTCTGGTTGGGGCAGGTTACTGCGAGTGCTGGGGGGATGGAACGACTCGTAGAGATCATTGACAGACTCCACGCTGGCCTCCTGGTCTATATCCATGTCTCTGTTCACACCCAGCGCTGATTCTCTGTctggaagagagatgaggagggggggtataaacaaacaaatgtttgagttaacagagtttcaacagatagtttgtttatagtcTATAGATAGAGCATCTATAGATAGTCTatagcagtggttcccaaactttttacagtcccgtaccccttcagacatttaatctccagctgcgtacccccccccccccccccccccgttgaaaaaaaaaaagttttccttttcacctactactttaattccgttttaatccgtttcggctcattttgttcacccagaggtagattgatggcttaaaatgagtgaataatatgtgccacaagtgacccaaaccttctaatgttgttgtttgccagccatcaacagaacagaagattaaaaaaacattatttgcaggcgattgggaagatgagcgaattcatttgacaggctacggaggtctgtgttgaataccCGATctggcgtggccggagcggagttcagcacagacgtgacattttctcagtggttttgttttctaattaatgcttgttcatcgttgcgatcgttgttgtgtttataagaaagaaatacagccttgcaggacaaaatacaggggaatttgggcgattttgatgtttccgtctgaaagttgcaattctgtttcaaacggtacattctgcgaattccgtccgttttctgttatcgcggattttttttccccgcgtaccccctgaaccacttcgcgtacccctgggggtacgcgtaccccagtttgggaaccgatggtcTATAGGGTCCATCCAAATAAAGAGTGACCAATATGTCATTGTGTTGTGGTTTAAAGGACAAATAAAGAGTGACCAGTATGTCATTGTGTTGTTGTATAAAGGACAAATAAAGAGTGACCAGTATGTCATTGTGTTGTGGTATAAAGGACATCTATAGacagtctataggggaccatccgaATAAAGAGTGACCAGTATGTCATTGTGTTGTGGTATAAAGGACATCTATAGacagtctataggggaccatccaaataaagagTGACCAGTATGTCATTGTGTTGTGGTATAAAGGACATCTATAGacagtctataggggaccatccgaATAAAGAGTGACCAGTATGTCATTGTGTTGTTGTATAAAGGACAAATAAAGAGTGACCAGTATGTCATTGTGTTGTGGTGGTATAAAGGAGAGTCCTACCCGCTCCGTTGAGGACCCTTGCCTCTCCTAGACAGTCGTTTGGAACAAGCGGTGCACATCGCCGATGACAATTAAACCTGCAGTCtataaagcaaacacacacacacacacacacacacacacacacacacacacacacacaagtcccaCTGATGGGTGAACTGCAGGCCTTGTCTGAGGACACACATAAGCCAGAGACACTCCAAACTGACATCAAATAACTAGCAGCAAAGACTCCAGccaaatgtcacacacacacacacacacacacacacacacacacacacacacacacacactgaccagtgcACTGCAGGCCCTGTCTGAAGAGGCCCTTGAGCAGCCTGTGGCAGTACTGGCAGACGGTGGGGCGCGTGTAGCTGTGCACGTGGAAGGTGTGGGGCAACTGCACCCCGCTCCCCCACGCCGCCGTGCGCCGCACCCAACAGCTGCTCTGAGACCGGGAGCTGCTCTGAGACCGGGAGCTGCTGGGCTTCGTCATGCtgatctggggggggggggggggggggggcatggggggggggggaggcatgggggagagggggggggggggtaggacagatggacagaaaggggagcgaaaagagagagaggttgagtggGCTAGTTGAAaatgttggaaaaaaaaacatctttgatTGCAGCAAATGTGAAAAACTGAGAGGAGGCAGGGAAGGGGAtatagaggagaggagcagagaggaggagagagaggagaggagtggagaggagaggagaggagtagaggggaggagaggagaggagaggagaggaggaaaggagaggagaggagcagaggtgaAGTATTTCAGTGCATTTGACAGAGGCAGGGTTTCTGTATCACACTTTCTGCATcattatcaaatcaaatcagcaCTGTAGTGACTACACTGTAATTCAAATgcaaacagaagcacacacctCCTCTAGACTGCCCCCTGCCTGTGTGGAGAGGGACGGCAGGCGGGGCCGCCCCGGTGGGAACAGAGACAAACTGGACCTGCAGCGCCGAGACAAACCACTGCAGTCACTGGGCAGGTGGAGAGCACAGCGCTTATGGAAGTCCAGATAACAACCTagacagggggggggagggggggagggagatagagagagagatagagggggagagggagagagagaaagagagagagagggagagggagggagagagagagagggagggagggaaagaaagagaaggagagagatagggagggaggtagagaaagagagggagatcagtaaacaggagagagaatgacataGACGTCAGGAAGAGATCAGTAAACAGGAGAGGTGCTGTAAAGTGTAACACATGAGCGCTGCTGACATTAGTGACGGCTAACAGAAGCTAACTAGCAGCTAATCCTGCTCTGGGTGTTCTCAGTGACATTAGTGACGGCTAACAGAAGCTAACTAGCAGCTAATCTTGCGTTGCGGGTTCTCAGTGACATTAGTAACCGCTAACAGAAGCTAACCAGCAGCTAATCTTGCTCTGGGTGTTCTCAGTGACATTAGTAACCGCTAACAGAAGCTAACTAGCAGCTAATCTTGCGTTGGGTGTTCTCAGTGACATTAGTAACGGCTAACAGAAGCTAACCAGCAGCTAATCTTGCGTTGggtgttctcagtgtgttctCTTACCTTCACATTTTAACCCTTGCCTAACCAGGCCCCAGAGCATCTCTCCACAGTGATGACAAAAGGTAGGGGTGCGATATGATTGGACCACCAGCGAATGAGGGCGGAATCTAATTGGTGTTGccgaggctgaggctgagggatGGGATATAAAAAGTGCAACACATATATTTAATACACATGTATTTAATACACAtatatttaatacatttaatacacatatatttcatacacatatatttaacacatttaatacacatacatttaataaacatatatttaacacatttaatacacacatatttaatacacatatatttcatacacatatatatatatatatttaatacacatatatttaatacattgaataaacatatatttcatacacatttatttattacatcGCAAAGGAGACCCtatttctttttattcttttgCAGTCGCTAAATGATGCTAAGTGACTTTCAGTACAGATTATACACATTCATTAGTAGCCGGTGTCGGCTACCTGGGAGTCAAACCCACGATCTtggaacacactgacacacacgacacacacactgacacacactgacacacacacacacacacacacagttggggggggggggggcagttgagCTCTACCTAGGGGGGAGTCAAACCCACAATCTTGGAGGTCTTAGCAGCTTGCTCTACCAATgactctaccagttgagctccTGTTGTCTAATACAGATATGAACACaaactactgacacacactgacacacactgacagacacggacacacacacacacacactgacacacacacactgatacacactgacacacacacacacacacacactgacacagacacacacacagacacacacactgacacacacggacacacactgacacacactgacacacacactgacacacactgacacacacacacacacacacacacacacacacacacacactcacctgcgaGTACCACCTCCACCAGGCCCCGTCCtgc from Clupea harengus chromosome 18, Ch_v2.0.2, whole genome shotgun sequence includes the following:
- the prkd4 gene encoding protein kinase D4 isoform X1; this translates as MAANRPSSESSDSVISTAFSSMSVGSGSGSGSGSGSGSGSSSGSGLAVVQFQLGLLKEVVQASSRRLSFRSAKRLAAEIIERKAPEVSVIGLGEKLLLFRHEPGYDNFLRKLTEQDTLQDGDLVEVVLAASASATPIRFRPHSLVVQSYRTPTFCHHCGEMLWGLVRQGLKCEGCYLDFHKRCALHLPSDCSGLSRRCRSSLSLFPPGRPRLPSLSTQAGGSLEEISMTKPSSSRSQSSSRSQSSCWVRRTAAWGSGVQLPHTFHVHSYTRPTVCQYCHRLLKGLFRQGLQCTDCRFNCHRRCAPLVPNDCLGEARVLNGADRESALGVNRDMDIDQEASVESVNDLYESFHPPSTRSNLPQPEGAPSCPQIGPCFSSNIPLMRVVQSVRHTKRTASGVLRKGWLLHYTNTDSLRKRHYWVLDSKSITLFQTEFGNKYYKEISLSAVLQVRGPGQLGEGGHEGGHEGGHEGGHEGGHEGGHEGGHEGGHEGGYSFELQTGTVVYCVLAGEGEEGSDWETAIRQAMMPVQGSGPRRAGNAVGMQQGETKDISSVYQIFSEEVLGSGQFGIVYGGTHRQSGRPVAIKVIDKTRFPTNLERQMRNEEAILQNLSHLGVVLLEGVYETSELVFVVMEKLHSDMLEMILSHENGSLPERTTRFLVTQILEALRYLHFKHIAHCDLKPENVLLASPEPFPQVKLCDFGFARIIGEKSFRRSVVGTPAYLAPEVISSSGYNRSLDMWAVGVILYVSLSGTFPFNEDEDISQQITNATFMYPRQPWALISLEAVSLIKNLLQVVVRHRLSVGKALGHPWLQNFQLWCDLREFEQRIGRRYLTHAEEDERWRRHAEEKGLDFPSHLTTAHEEDDSS
- the prkd4 gene encoding protein kinase D4 isoform X2, translating into MLWGLVRQGLKCEGCYLDFHKRCALHLPSDCSGLSRRCRSSLSLFPPGRPRLPSLSTQAGGSLEEISMTKPSSSRSQSSSRSQSSCWVRRTAAWGSGVQLPHTFHVHSYTRPTVCQYCHRLLKGLFRQGLQCTDCRFNCHRRCAPLVPNDCLGEARVLNGADRESALGVNRDMDIDQEASVESVNDLYESFHPPSTRSNLPQPEGAPSCPQIGPCFSSNIPLMRVVQSVRHTKRTASGVLRKGWLLHYTNTDSLRKRHYWVLDSKSITLFQTEFGNKYYKEISLSAVLQVRGPGQLGEGGHEGGHEGGHEGGHEGGHEGGHEGGHEGGHEGGYSFELQTGTVVYCVLAGEGEEGSDWETAIRQAMMPVQGSGPRRAGNAVGMQQGETKDISSVYQIFSEEVLGSGQFGIVYGGTHRQSGRPVAIKVIDKTRFPTNLERQMRNEEAILQNLSHLGVVLLEGVYETSELVFVVMEKLHSDMLEMILSHENGSLPERTTRFLVTQILEALRYLHFKHIAHCDLKPENVLLASPEPFPQVKLCDFGFARIIGEKSFRRSVVGTPAYLAPEVISSSGYNRSLDMWAVGVILYVSLSGTFPFNEDEDISQQITNATFMYPRQPWALISLEAVSLIKNLLQVVVRHRLSVGKALGHPWLQNFQLWCDLREFEQRIGRRYLTHAEEDERWRRHAEEKGLDFPSHLTTAHEEDDSS